One Prolixibacteraceae bacterium DNA segment encodes these proteins:
- a CDS encoding RecQ family ATP-dependent DNA helicase, which yields MTHTDDLISTLKSLFGFESFRPGQKESIERILAGKSVLSIFPTGSGKSLCYQLPAMLLPGITVVVSPLIALIDDQLSFLHSHQIPSVKIDSTLTLPQAQQIKQELVDKKHKILFVSVERFKNERFRRFLHTLDLSMLVVDEAHCISEWGHNFRPDYIKLPDYQKEFQFPQVLLLTATAPKVVQKDICQRFSIESNDVISTGFYRKNLNIHVQGTTLDQKFNQLDKLIARSPKSPSIVYVTLQDTALTVATKLVEKGYNARPYHAGLSTETRIETQQRFMENKLDIVVATIAFGMGIDKSNIRRVIHYDLPKSLEGLSQEIGRAGRDGETSDCTILGNLDEIQTLENFVYGDTPDKEALQNLIETILSSEDSWEVSIYHASIRHNIRQLPFKTALVYLEALGVITPSHSYYSSYRFKTIASPQEVISHFKGERVNFIKSIFTHSDKARVWYDVNFEKIQKTSPSSDRQRVVNALDYFAEKGWIILETKKNMEVYHVHPKAEQDIHMLTDHLYKLYKNKEKGELFRINQVVELISSKECLYHQLTQYFGQETSWNSCGHCSNCLETTIHIPQRETHENFEMYEYDKIKEEFLGQYKSNMSIHDFTCYLCGISSPRLSKYRVKKLSMWNKLSDYRFASVTQWIKDNEAN from the coding sequence ATGACTCATACAGATGATCTAATTAGTACCCTAAAGAGCCTATTTGGCTTTGAATCCTTTCGACCAGGTCAAAAAGAATCGATTGAACGTATTTTAGCAGGAAAGTCAGTTCTTTCAATTTTTCCTACTGGTAGCGGCAAGTCTTTATGCTATCAACTTCCAGCAATGCTTCTTCCTGGAATCACAGTAGTTGTATCTCCTTTAATAGCACTGATTGATGATCAACTTTCTTTTTTACATTCTCATCAGATCCCTTCAGTAAAAATTGACTCAACCCTAACGCTTCCGCAAGCACAACAAATAAAACAGGAGTTGGTTGATAAAAAACATAAAATTCTTTTCGTTTCTGTAGAACGATTCAAAAACGAACGATTCAGACGATTCCTACATACCCTTGATCTGTCGATGTTAGTGGTAGATGAGGCACACTGTATATCAGAGTGGGGACACAATTTTAGACCTGATTACATCAAACTACCAGACTATCAAAAAGAGTTTCAGTTTCCACAAGTACTTCTTCTAACAGCAACTGCACCGAAGGTAGTACAGAAAGATATCTGTCAGCGATTTTCTATAGAATCCAATGATGTAATCTCAACAGGATTCTATAGAAAAAACCTGAATATTCATGTTCAAGGGACCACTTTAGATCAAAAGTTTAATCAGTTAGATAAACTCATTGCGAGATCACCGAAGTCTCCATCCATTGTCTATGTAACCCTACAAGATACGGCTTTAACAGTAGCGACCAAGCTGGTTGAAAAAGGCTATAATGCTCGTCCATACCATGCAGGACTCTCCACCGAAACACGTATTGAAACACAACAACGATTTATGGAGAACAAATTAGATATCGTGGTGGCAACCATCGCTTTTGGTATGGGAATTGACAAATCTAATATCCGAAGAGTGATTCATTACGATCTACCAAAATCCCTTGAAGGGCTATCGCAAGAGATAGGTAGAGCAGGAAGGGATGGAGAGACATCAGACTGCACCATATTGGGCAATCTAGACGAAATACAGACTTTAGAAAATTTTGTATATGGAGACACTCCTGATAAGGAGGCACTACAAAATTTGATTGAAACGATCCTTTCTTCTGAAGACTCTTGGGAGGTAAGTATATATCACGCATCTATAAGGCATAACATTCGTCAATTACCTTTCAAAACAGCATTGGTATACCTTGAAGCACTAGGTGTAATTACCCCATCTCATAGTTACTATTCATCTTATCGCTTTAAAACCATTGCTTCTCCACAAGAAGTTATATCTCACTTCAAAGGGGAACGTGTGAATTTTATAAAATCAATATTCACTCATTCTGACAAGGCTAGGGTTTGGTACGATGTAAACTTTGAAAAGATCCAAAAGACATCTCCAAGTTCTGATAGACAGAGAGTAGTCAATGCGCTAGACTATTTCGCAGAAAAAGGATGGATTATTTTAGAAACTAAAAAGAATATGGAAGTATATCATGTGCATCCTAAAGCAGAACAGGATATACATATGCTTACCGATCATCTCTATAAACTTTATAAGAATAAAGAAAAAGGGGAATTATTTCGTATTAACCAAGTAGTAGAGTTGATCTCATCCAAGGAGTGTCTCTATCATCAACTAACCCAATACTTTGGTCAAGAGACCTCTTGGAACTCTTGTGGACATTGCTCTAACTGTTTAGAAACAACCATACATATTCCACAGAGAGAGACACATGAGAATTTTGAAATGTATGAATACGATAAAATTAAAGAGGAGTTTCTAGGTCAATATAAGTCAAATATGTCGATCCATGACTTCACCTGTTATTTATGTGGAATAAGCTCACCTCGCCTATCAAAATATAGGGTAAAAAAATTATCTATGTGGAATAAGCTCTCAGATTATCGATTTGCATCCGTTACACAATGGATTAAAGATAACGAAGCCAACTAA
- a CDS encoding AI-2E family transporter encodes MNQRTRNILIAFSFVLLAVLLWYFSDIVIYILIASVLSVIGRPIKNILEKIHIRNWRMGANLSSALTLLFLWVIIIGFFSFLIPMFASEAKELSNVDVHSIVNYTLDSLQQLRENYPFIKLPSFDEQSLVALAKGELSQAFDLSKVSNVFSSVFGTLGSLLIMSFSVSFILFFFLKEESMFTQGILLFVPEEYETKVKNTLNNTSSLLKRYVIGIVLEILGIMIFDTIGLTVIGLGFSHAVVVATFAGLMNVIPYIGPWIGAIFGVLVAVATNVNAPFMEITLPLIGLVLLVAALSQIADNIVFQPIIYSNSVKAHPLEIFLVILMAGSLAGVPGMILAIPGYTVIRVVLREFFYGFSFVRKLTKNMNIENDK; translated from the coding sequence ATGAATCAACGTACTAGAAATATTCTTATCGCATTTAGTTTTGTATTACTTGCCGTTCTATTATGGTATTTTAGTGATATTGTAATTTATATTTTGATTGCCTCTGTATTAAGTGTTATTGGTCGCCCAATAAAAAATATACTAGAGAAGATCCATATCCGAAATTGGCGTATGGGTGCAAATCTCTCTTCTGCATTAACGCTCCTTTTTTTGTGGGTCATTATTATCGGATTCTTTTCTTTCTTAATACCAATGTTTGCCTCTGAAGCAAAGGAGTTGTCAAATGTAGATGTCCATTCTATCGTAAATTATACATTAGATTCTTTACAACAGCTTCGTGAGAACTATCCTTTTATCAAGTTGCCATCTTTTGACGAACAAAGTTTGGTTGCTCTAGCGAAAGGAGAGTTGAGCCAAGCTTTTGATTTATCAAAAGTTTCTAATGTCTTTAGCTCTGTTTTTGGAACATTAGGGAGCCTTCTTATTATGTCTTTTTCGGTCAGTTTTATACTATTTTTTTTTCTGAAAGAGGAGAGTATGTTTACTCAAGGAATTTTACTTTTTGTTCCTGAAGAGTATGAGACCAAAGTAAAAAATACATTGAATAATACTTCTTCCCTCTTGAAACGCTATGTAATTGGAATTGTTCTCGAAATATTGGGAATTATGATCTTCGATACTATCGGATTGACAGTTATAGGTTTAGGTTTTTCTCATGCGGTGGTTGTTGCTACTTTTGCAGGGTTGATGAATGTCATCCCTTATATTGGTCCTTGGATTGGTGCAATATTTGGTGTATTGGTGGCTGTTGCTACCAATGTGAACGCTCCTTTTATGGAGATTACTCTACCTCTAATAGGTCTTGTTCTTCTAGTTGCTGCCCTTTCTCAAATTGCCGATAATATTGTATTTCAACCCATCATATATTCAAATAGTGTGAAAGCACATCCATTGGAGATTTTCTTGGTAATACTGATGGCTGGATCGCTAGCGGGTGTTCCTGGTATGATTTTGGCTATCCCAGGTTATACGGTGATACGTGTGGTATTGAGGGAGTTTTTCTATGGATTCTCTTTTGTTCGGAAGTTGACAAAGAATATGAATATAGAGAATGATAAATAA
- a CDS encoding glycosyltransferase family 2 protein, which translates to MSSISPNPLTVAVVILNWNGEALLKTYLPDLVANTTYPNARLIVADNGSTDQSFDVVESIPEIEWLPLEKNYGFADGYNRCLQQIEVDIYILMNSDIRASKGWLEPLIHTFEKDKSIAIQQPKIMDDKKHDFFEYAGASGGYIDTMGYPFCRGRIMDHLEKDDHQYDDLKQVFWASGACFAIRSSMWHRLGGFDTIFWAHMEEIDLCWRANNLGGNVYVNPASKVYHLGGGSLPYGNPKKTYLNFRNNLILLSRNLHKSERFTTLLKRMILDGVASMVFILKGEFNLVPQVLKAHRDFYRSKSKIQKYRKGKEFKKRSELPIYQGCIPLLSSLCSIRKYSQLKHH; encoded by the coding sequence ATGAGTTCTATAAGTCCCAATCCATTAACTGTTGCGGTTGTAATACTAAACTGGAATGGAGAAGCGTTGTTAAAAACCTACCTTCCCGATTTGGTTGCAAACACAACCTATCCAAATGCAAGGCTTATTGTAGCAGACAATGGGTCGACAGACCAAAGTTTCGATGTGGTTGAATCCATCCCAGAAATTGAGTGGCTTCCTTTGGAAAAAAACTATGGGTTCGCAGATGGATATAATCGCTGTTTACAACAAATTGAAGTAGATATATATATCCTAATGAATTCCGATATTAGGGCTTCAAAGGGTTGGTTAGAACCTCTGATCCACACATTTGAAAAGGATAAAAGCATTGCAATACAACAGCCCAAAATAATGGATGATAAAAAGCATGACTTCTTCGAATATGCTGGAGCATCAGGAGGATACATAGACACCATGGGATATCCTTTTTGTAGAGGACGAATCATGGATCATTTAGAAAAAGATGACCATCAGTATGATGATCTTAAACAGGTATTTTGGGCATCGGGAGCTTGTTTCGCAATTCGAAGTTCTATGTGGCATCGACTAGGTGGATTTGACACCATTTTTTGGGCTCATATGGAAGAGATTGACCTATGTTGGAGGGCTAATAACCTTGGAGGCAATGTATATGTCAATCCAGCATCTAAGGTGTATCATCTAGGGGGGGGATCTCTACCCTATGGTAATCCAAAGAAAACTTATCTTAATTTCCGTAACAACCTCATTCTATTATCACGAAACCTTCATAAAAGCGAGCGATTCACCACACTATTAAAACGAATGATATTAGATGGAGTAGCTTCAATGGTTTTTATTTTAAAAGGAGAATTTAATCTTGTTCCACAAGTACTCAAGGCACATCGTGATTTTTATCGTTCCAAGTCGAAGATCCAAAAATACAGGAAAGGGAAAGAGTTCAAGAAAAGATCAGAGTTACCTATTTATCAAGGTTGTATACCACTACTTTCGTCACTCTGTTCTATTCGAAAATACTCTCAATTAAAACATCATTAA
- a CDS encoding lysophospholipid acyltransferase family protein, which produces MNQVQYMIIRGLTRIANIFPLRVHYFFSNLFYYLTYYIVRYRRGVVRTNLTNSFPDKDQKEILEIEKKFYRHLVDMTVETLYFSDISTEEVKKRVHIINPELLQKYIDQGRQIIVSVGHHNNWEWISCLKLSVPTSYLPVYKPLHNKAFDKFYLRLRSRLGAEPIPKNKIFKRLYNDYRLGIPSISGFINDQSPKKQDIQYWTTFLNQDTPIFLGVEKIAKKLDSVVVTAEITKPERGHYNVQFDLITKHAKDEEQYVITEKDTKHLEKTILKNPEFWLWTHKRWKHQRNS; this is translated from the coding sequence ATGAACCAGGTTCAGTATATGATAATAAGAGGTCTTACACGCATTGCAAACATATTTCCATTGCGTGTACACTACTTTTTTTCTAACTTATTTTACTATCTCACATACTATATCGTTCGCTACAGAAGAGGCGTGGTACGAACAAATTTAACGAATTCATTTCCTGACAAAGACCAAAAAGAGATCCTTGAAATAGAAAAAAAGTTTTATCGTCATCTTGTAGATATGACAGTAGAGACATTATATTTCTCTGATATCTCTACAGAAGAGGTAAAAAAACGGGTACATATAATCAATCCAGAACTTCTTCAGAAGTATATCGATCAAGGAAGGCAAATTATTGTTTCTGTAGGGCACCATAACAACTGGGAATGGATCAGTTGTCTTAAACTATCTGTGCCAACAAGTTATCTGCCTGTCTACAAACCCCTTCACAACAAAGCATTTGATAAATTCTACCTAAGATTGCGCAGTCGATTAGGAGCAGAACCAATTCCAAAAAATAAGATATTTAAGAGACTCTACAACGATTACCGATTAGGTATTCCTTCTATTTCTGGTTTTATAAATGATCAATCTCCAAAGAAACAAGATATTCAATATTGGACCACATTCTTAAATCAGGATACTCCAATTTTCTTAGGTGTCGAGAAGATCGCTAAGAAACTAGACTCTGTTGTGGTCACCGCAGAGATTACAAAACCTGAACGTGGTCACTACAATGTTCAGTTTGATTTAATCACGAAACACGCAAAAGATGAAGAACAATATGTCATTACCGAGAAGGATACCAAGCATCTAGAAAAGACTATTTTGAAAAATCCAGAGTTTTGGCTTTGGACTCATAAGAGATGGAAACATCAGAGAAATTCATAA
- a CDS encoding valine--tRNA ligase produces MEIPGKYNPADVESRWYKYWMENKMFHSEPDEREPYTIVIPPPNVTGVLHMGHMLNNTIQDILIRRARMQNKNACWVPGTDHASIATEAKVVARLKERGIDKTDLERDEFMKHAWDWTDEYGGIILEQLKTLGASCDWDRTCFTMDEDRSKSVISAFVDLFKQGYVYRGVRMVNWDPSALTAVSDEEVIHKEEKSKLYFLRYQIEGSDEYVTIATTRPETILGDTAVCINPNDDRFKQLAGKNVIVPLVNRVIPIVQDEYVDMEFGTGCLKITPAHDVHDYEIGLKYNLESIDIFNDNGTINDKVGLFVGVDRFEARKQIIPQLEEAGNLVKIEDYTNKVGYSERTNAVIEPKLSAQWFLKMSELAKPALESVMNDEIEFHPKKFKNVYRHWMENVKDWCISRQLWWGHRIPVYYLEDGSYVVASGIEEAVKAAQEKTGNNSLTAEDLRQDEDVLDTWASSWLWPISVFDGMEHPDNEEFNYYYPTNDLVTGHDIIFFWVARMIIAGYQFKGKMPFKNVYFTGMVRDKQRRKMSKSLGNSPDPLDLMAKYGADGVRVGMLLCSPAGGDLLFDESLTEQGANFTTKVWNSFRLVHGWTVDASISQPEYAAKGIEWFNSKLDSAILSINDNFDQYRLSEGLMTVYNTFRDEFSGWLLEVVKPAYQQPIDAKTYQEVLAIFDKLLRILHPFMPFITEEIWQLLQKREEGESIMLAQWPETSTVDETLLNDFEDLKEAVAGIRTIRKEKNIANKETLDLSVLAGDKGYHVSLNAVFQKIANLSSLAEVTEEVSGALSFMVKSSQFFLPLGDLVNVEEELEKLEADLKYTEGFLNSVMKKLGNQKFVGSAPAKVVDLERKKQADAEEKIRVIKERIASLK; encoded by the coding sequence ATGGAAATACCTGGCAAGTACAACCCGGCGGATGTAGAAAGTAGATGGTATAAATATTGGATGGAAAATAAGATGTTCCATTCTGAACCAGATGAGAGAGAACCTTATACGATTGTTATTCCTCCTCCAAACGTCACAGGAGTTTTGCACATGGGCCACATGTTGAATAATACGATACAAGATATCCTTATTCGTCGTGCACGTATGCAAAACAAGAATGCTTGTTGGGTTCCTGGAACCGACCATGCTTCTATTGCAACAGAGGCTAAGGTGGTTGCTCGACTAAAAGAGCGTGGAATCGATAAAACAGATCTTGAGCGTGATGAGTTTATGAAACATGCTTGGGATTGGACGGATGAGTATGGTGGAATTATTTTGGAGCAGTTGAAAACTTTGGGTGCTTCTTGTGATTGGGATCGTACTTGCTTTACTATGGATGAGGATCGTTCTAAATCTGTTATCTCTGCTTTTGTCGACCTATTCAAACAAGGATATGTGTATCGTGGTGTAAGAATGGTTAATTGGGATCCTTCTGCTCTTACTGCTGTATCTGATGAAGAGGTTATTCATAAAGAAGAGAAAAGCAAACTATATTTCCTTCGTTACCAAATCGAAGGTAGTGATGAGTATGTTACTATTGCTACAACTCGTCCTGAAACTATTCTTGGAGATACAGCAGTATGTATCAACCCGAATGACGATCGTTTCAAACAATTAGCTGGTAAAAATGTTATCGTTCCTCTTGTGAATAGAGTAATTCCTATTGTACAAGACGAATACGTAGATATGGAGTTTGGTACAGGATGTTTGAAAATTACTCCTGCACACGATGTTCATGATTATGAAATTGGATTAAAATATAACCTTGAGTCTATCGATATCTTTAACGATAACGGTACGATTAATGACAAGGTTGGTCTTTTTGTTGGAGTCGATCGTTTTGAGGCACGTAAACAAATTATACCACAACTTGAAGAGGCGGGTAATCTTGTAAAGATTGAGGATTATACGAATAAAGTTGGTTACTCTGAGCGTACAAATGCTGTGATTGAACCAAAACTCTCTGCTCAGTGGTTCTTAAAAATGAGTGAACTTGCTAAGCCTGCATTGGAAAGTGTAATGAATGACGAGATTGAATTTCATCCTAAGAAGTTCAAGAATGTCTATCGTCACTGGATGGAGAATGTGAAGGATTGGTGTATCTCTCGTCAGTTATGGTGGGGACACCGTATTCCCGTTTATTACCTAGAAGATGGTTCTTATGTGGTTGCTAGTGGTATTGAAGAAGCTGTAAAAGCAGCTCAAGAGAAAACAGGTAATAACAGTTTAACTGCAGAAGATCTACGTCAGGATGAAGATGTATTAGATACTTGGGCTTCTTCTTGGTTATGGCCTATCTCAGTATTTGATGGAATGGAACATCCAGATAACGAGGAGTTTAATTACTATTATCCAACAAACGACTTGGTTACTGGACACGATATTATCTTCTTCTGGGTTGCTCGTATGATTATCGCAGGATATCAGTTTAAAGGAAAGATGCCATTCAAGAATGTGTACTTTACTGGTATGGTGCGTGACAAGCAACGTCGTAAGATGTCTAAGTCGTTAGGAAACTCACCAGATCCATTAGATCTAATGGCAAAGTATGGTGCTGATGGTGTTCGTGTGGGTATGTTACTTTGCTCTCCTGCTGGTGGAGACCTTCTTTTCGATGAATCGTTAACAGAACAAGGAGCAAACTTTACTACCAAGGTATGGAACTCGTTCCGTCTTGTTCATGGATGGACTGTTGATGCGTCGATTTCACAACCAGAATATGCTGCTAAGGGTATAGAGTGGTTTAATAGTAAGTTAGATAGTGCAATCTTAAGCATTAACGATAATTTCGATCAGTACAGATTATCTGAAGGCTTGATGACTGTTTATAATACATTCCGTGACGAATTCTCAGGATGGTTGCTTGAGGTTGTAAAACCTGCTTATCAACAACCTATCGATGCGAAGACTTATCAGGAAGTATTGGCGATATTTGATAAACTATTGCGTATTCTTCACCCATTCATGCCTTTTATCACGGAAGAGATATGGCAGTTGTTGCAGAAACGTGAAGAAGGCGAATCAATAATGCTTGCTCAATGGCCTGAGACTTCTACAGTGGATGAGACACTTTTAAATGATTTCGAAGACCTTAAAGAGGCTGTGGCGGGAATACGTACTATCCGTAAAGAGAAAAATATTGCAAATAAAGAAACTCTTGATCTTTCTGTCCTTGCGGGAGACAAGGGATACCATGTTTCTCTTAATGCAGTCTTCCAAAAGATTGCGAACCTGTCCTCTTTAGCTGAGGTAACAGAAGAGGTATCTGGAGCACTCTCTTTTATGGTTAAGTCTTCTCAATTCTTCCTTCCTCTAGGTGATTTAGTGAATGTAGAAGAGGAATTAGAGAAACTAGAAGCTGATTTAAAATATACAGAAGGATTCCTTAACTCTGTAATGAAGAAGTTAGGAAATCAGAAATTCGTTGGTAGTGCACCAGCAAAAGTGGTAGATCTTGAACGTAAGAAACAAGCTGATGCTGAAGAGAAGATACGTGTTATTAAAGAGCGTATTGCTTCATTAAAATAA
- a CDS encoding GGGtGRT protein, translating into MALFEGYERRIDNIQSFLKQNDIESLEAAELICKENNLDIKSLVKEIQPIAFDNAGWAYTIGAAVAIKRGQTEAAEVAITLGEALQAFCIPGSVADDRKVGLGHGNLASMLLRPETKCFAFLAGHESFAAAEGAIGLARSANKVRKEPLKVILNGLGKDAAHIISRINGFTHVETQFNYATGEIEVVKEKSYSKGERAQVKCYGADDVREGVAILHLEGVDVSITGNSTNPTRFQHPVAGTYKKECYEQGKKYFSVASGGGTGRTLHPDNMAAGPASYGMTDTMGRMHSDAQFAGSSSVPAHVEMMGLIGMGNNPMVGASVAVAVAVEQRDMK; encoded by the coding sequence ATGGCACTCTTCGAAGGATATGAAAGAAGAATTGATAACATTCAATCATTCTTAAAACAAAACGATATTGAGTCTCTTGAGGCTGCAGAATTGATTTGTAAAGAGAACAATCTAGATATTAAATCTCTTGTTAAAGAAATACAGCCTATCGCATTCGATAATGCAGGTTGGGCTTATACTATTGGTGCTGCGGTTGCAATCAAAAGAGGACAAACAGAGGCTGCTGAAGTAGCAATCACTCTTGGAGAAGCACTTCAAGCATTCTGTATTCCTGGTTCAGTAGCAGATGATAGAAAAGTAGGACTTGGACACGGTAATTTAGCATCAATGCTATTAAGACCAGAAACAAAGTGCTTTGCATTCCTTGCTGGACATGAATCTTTTGCTGCAGCAGAGGGAGCTATTGGTCTTGCTAGATCAGCCAATAAGGTCCGTAAAGAGCCTCTTAAAGTTATCCTTAATGGATTAGGGAAAGATGCTGCACATATCATCTCAAGGATTAATGGATTCACTCATGTAGAGACCCAGTTCAACTACGCTACAGGAGAAATTGAAGTCGTTAAAGAGAAGTCATACTCTAAAGGAGAAAGAGCACAAGTAAAGTGTTACGGTGCAGATGATGTTCGTGAAGGAGTTGCGATACTTCATTTAGAAGGAGTAGATGTTTCTATTACAGGAAACTCCACAAACCCAACACGTTTTCAACATCCTGTTGCAGGAACTTACAAGAAAGAGTGTTATGAGCAAGGTAAGAAGTATTTCTCTGTAGCTTCAGGAGGAGGTACAGGACGTACGCTTCACCCTGATAATATGGCTGCAGGTCCTGCATCGTACGGTATGACAGATACCATGGGACGTATGCACTCAGATGCACAGTTCGCAGGGTCTTCATCAGTACCAGCTCACGTGGAGATGATGGGACTTATAGGTATGGGTAACAATCCAATGGTAGGAGCATCGGTTGCAGTTGCAGTTGCAGTTGAACAACGTGATATGAAATAA
- the lpdA gene encoding dihydrolipoyl dehydrogenase has translation MTKYDIVVLGSGPGGYVAAIRASHLGFKVAVIEKENLGGICLNWGCIPTKALLKSAHVFEQIKHAQEYGISIDTEPKVDFTKVIERSRGVASGMSKGIDFLMKKNKIDVIMGFGTLISENQIEVASQDEEKKIVEADHIILATGARSKELPSLPQDGKRVIGYREAMTLPQQPKSMIVVGSGAIGCEFANFYNAIGTKVTIVEFLPNIVPNEDIEVSKQLGRSFKKAGIKVMTKAAVQSVETTENGCIATISTKKGEEKIEAEVVLSAVGVTPNIENIGLENVGVTVEKNKVVVNDFYQTNIPSIYAIGDIVKGQALAHVASAEGIVCVEKIAGKSPRVINYNNIPGCTYTSPEVASVGLTEAKATELGHKIKVGKFPFSASGKASAANAKEGFVKLIFDEKYGELLGAHMIGANVTEMIGELVVGKDLEITAHELINAVHPHPTMNEAIMEAAAAAYDEVIHI, from the coding sequence ATGACAAAATACGATATTGTTGTTCTAGGTAGTGGACCTGGAGGATATGTAGCTGCTATTAGAGCTTCTCATTTAGGTTTCAAAGTTGCGGTTATCGAAAAAGAAAATCTTGGTGGTATATGCTTGAATTGGGGATGTATCCCAACCAAAGCACTACTTAAAAGTGCCCATGTTTTTGAACAAATTAAACATGCTCAAGAATATGGTATCTCTATAGATACAGAACCAAAAGTGGACTTCACAAAAGTAATTGAAAGAAGTCGTGGCGTTGCATCTGGAATGAGTAAAGGAATTGACTTCTTGATGAAAAAAAATAAGATTGATGTAATCATGGGGTTTGGAACCTTGATTTCAGAAAATCAAATTGAAGTTGCTTCTCAAGATGAAGAAAAAAAGATCGTTGAAGCCGATCATATTATTCTAGCAACTGGTGCCCGATCTAAAGAACTCCCAAGTCTACCTCAAGACGGGAAAAGAGTTATCGGTTATAGAGAAGCAATGACATTACCACAGCAACCCAAAAGTATGATTGTGGTTGGTTCTGGAGCTATTGGATGTGAATTCGCAAACTTCTATAATGCTATAGGAACAAAAGTTACTATCGTGGAATTCCTTCCAAATATCGTTCCTAATGAAGATATTGAAGTTTCTAAACAACTTGGACGTAGCTTTAAGAAAGCAGGTATTAAAGTTATGACCAAAGCTGCGGTTCAAAGTGTTGAAACTACAGAAAACGGTTGTATTGCAACAATCTCTACTAAAAAAGGAGAAGAAAAAATTGAAGCGGAGGTGGTTCTATCTGCTGTTGGGGTTACTCCAAACATCGAAAACATCGGACTTGAAAATGTTGGTGTTACAGTAGAGAAAAACAAGGTTGTAGTCAATGACTTCTACCAAACAAACATCCCATCAATATATGCCATCGGTGATATTGTAAAAGGACAAGCTCTTGCTCATGTTGCTTCAGCAGAAGGAATCGTTTGTGTGGAAAAGATTGCAGGAAAATCTCCTAGAGTCATTAATTACAATAATATTCCAGGATGTACATATACATCTCCAGAAGTAGCTTCTGTAGGACTCACTGAAGCCAAAGCTACTGAACTTGGTCATAAGATAAAAGTGGGTAAATTTCCTTTCTCTGCTTCAGGTAAAGCAAGTGCTGCAAATGCCAAAGAAGGATTTGTTAAACTTATTTTTGATGAAAAATATGGAGAGTTATTAGGTGCTCATATGATAGGAGCAAACGTAACAGAAATGATTGGAGAGTTAGTTGTGGGTAAAGACCTTGAAATAACAGCTCATGAATTAATCAACGCGGTGCATCCACACCCAACAATGAATGAAGCAATCATGGAAGCTGCTGCTGCTGCATACGATGAAGTGATTCATATATAA